gattcAGAATTATGCTGTGTTAGTacacatttaaaacaaatatagatagatatatagagatagctgatagatagatagatagatagatagatagatagatagatagatagatagatagatagatagatagatagaaagatagatgatagatatagacagacagacagacagaaagatagatagatagatagatagatagatagatagatagatagatagattgatagatatagacagacagacagacagacagacagacagaaagatagatagatagatagatagatagatagatagatagatagatagatcgatcgatcgatcgatcgatcgatagatagatagatagatagatagatagatagatagatagatagatagatagatagatagatagatagatagatagatgatagatatagacagacagacagacagacagacagacagaaagatagatagatagatagatagatagatagatagatagatagatagatagatagatagatagatagatagatagatgatagatagatagatagatagatagatagatagatagatagatagatgtgtatatatagataatatacatCTCCTGAAAAGTGTTAACACAAATCAAAACATTTAACCTTTATATTAAGACACCAGATACAAAAACTTAGAAAACAATTAAAACGTTGCTCACAGTTTTTAAACAATGCATTCTACTTATGTTTGTGCTATTACAAGTAACAATTTAATAGAACCACAACAATGACTTTTACACCTATATTTGTATACAAATATAGTATTATAGACATCTGCATTGTCCAAAACTATAGCATAATCAGCATATATTTTGTTATTCAAAACTTTGAAGTATAtcacacattttattattattttttatttgaatgccTTCATAAATAATTagtattaattaataataatcaAACCACTAGACCATACAGTCCATATAAATGAatgaaaaacagttaaaaacaaagcgtttttaaaaaagaaaaaaaaatgaagggatgtattttaaatttctgttttttttggtgtttgttttttatgatgCTAAAACTGAATGTGCACAGAACATGTGAAATGAATGAATTGCATTGCATGCACTTGAGTTGTGACCAGGAACCAGCCCTTTGTGAAGAAATAAGGAGCCATTTATATAACTCTAAGGGCCAGCAGAGAGCAGATCAGGGATTAGCATCGTCAAACTTTACTCACTTTCCCAAGGAACAAGGCACTGAAAAACAGATTATATAAACGTTACAAGAACTATAAACAAATTGACAAAGTTGGCAGTCTCTCCTTTGTGCGAAATCCTTGTTAGTGCAAGTCAAGATTTAAGTACTCTGGCAGGTTACTGTAAGGATGCGGTTACATGCCAGCCTCTTGTCTTGGATTAGCAGAATACAGTCATAACTCTAAAGCTTTATACAAGGGGAAGGAAGTCATTAAATATATTCTGCTGTTTTTTGGACACACAAGAAAGTATTATTTTTAGTGCTGAATTGTAGCCCGTAGTTGAGttcatagacagagatagatagatatagatagatgatgatagatagatagatagatagatagatagatagatagatagatagatagatgatagatagatgatagatgatgatatagatatagacagacagatagatagattgatagatagattgatagatagatagatagatagatagatagatagatagatagatagatatagatagataaatagatagaaatagatagataaatagatagatagatatgtagataatagagagagagagagagagagagagatattgatgatagatagatagatcacagacagacagctagatagataggtagatagaacacagatagatagatagatagatagatagatagatagatagatagatcacagaccagacagctagatagatagaacacagatagatagatagatagatagatagatagatagatagatagatagatagatagatagatagatgctaataTCAGTAGAATTTTCCAGTGTAAATTTGCATATGAAGTGACACAGCAATACATATTGAACTTGTACAGATACTGTGGAATTGAATAAAAAGAAACTGGTTGTGAGAGAAATTGCAAGCGCCAACCTATCTATATGAGGCACAGAAATGTTACTGAAATCACTAAAGGAGGAAAAACACTGAgtgaaacagacagatagataatgaaataaatataagtGACAGATAAGTGAGATAGCATTCCAGTCTACAAGATAATTTCCAAATACACTTACCTTGAACGGTCAATTTAAAAACATCACACTGGAAATACAAACAGGTATTCTTATGACACtgttgttattgtgtgtgtattacaatAACAAcagttattaataattacattatttggaaagaaaacctaatttcaGTGGCAGAACTAGTTTATAGCTGCATAAATTGTACTCTGATCTATACTACATCTGTATTAATTTAACATTATGCACCCATAACTTATTTTAGGTTATCTTACTAATTAATTCCTATATAGATTGATTGATATGCAGCTAGTTTAACTAATATATCTTCTCACACTGTACATCCCTGTGTAAACCCTGTGCTTGTGCTCATTGACTGTTAAATGctgtatcatttttttattttctttcttaccTCCCATTCATTATCCCTCATCATATTTACTcacctttaatataaataaatcatctgcCAGCACACAGGTTTATTGTCAGCAGTCACATCTAATTCCCACACCTTCAGTACTACTTCTAAATTGTTTGTAATTTGGCTTCAAAATCCAGAATCCAAGATCCAGAGCAAGAAGTTGGCCCCAGAGCTGCTTGTTGTGCCCAAGGTGTTGTAGAGATTAGGAGATTTCCAGCCTCTGCAGCAGCTCGCACGCTAATACACAGTTTACACGCatagctatttaaccccttctgcATTTCTAGATTCCTCTGGCAACGAAAAGGTTAACCTCCCTAGTTTTTGCCCTGAGCTATCTCTACATTGATCCATGTAACCAATAAAAATTAAGAATGATTTCCGGATGATGTCAGTTTACAATTTAACAATTAAAgggtaaagaaaagaaaaaaaagtctcaGCAGAGAGATCTGAAACAGTTGGCAAAATTGCTATGTGAACATGTAGAGTGTGAGCTATTCACTGCAAGTTGCAAGTGCCAAGTAGCAGGGTCCAATAGGGAGAGGCTGGGCGGTGACCACACATTCTGGAGGGACCTGATGGGGAGGAACCACTCACATCACTTGGGACTTCTTATAAAGGGTAATACGGAAAAGTAAAATATTAAGTGCCATTTACTTTGACTCCAATGAAGACCTGCAACATGAATATCTGCATTGAGACCCTATCCAGCACATCATCCACAAATGCATCCTTAATAAGATATCTAGAACTCAAAGGGGATATTAAAAGCATCATTAATCTGACAGCATAGCAATATAATTTAGCTTCTATTTAGTGACATACGGAGGCATGTGACTTGATATTTTAAGTCTGGGGATCTATGCATTACCTGAGCAAAATAGAAAAGATCAACTATCTTTTCGTCATTTTGAATAGATAAATTATTTGTTTGCTATTCACTGCCAGCAATGACTGATTAAACTAGCCCTGAATCTGATTTGACCATAAACAACTGACTTGGAATATATCTTATACTACTGAAGAATCCCTTTTTTGTCCAGGTTAGTCCATCGCCTGTGGCTTCTATATAACCAGATTAATTAATTATAAGATTGCACTTTACTAATCAGCCTCTAGGTGGTAGACGTAAGTCGAATTTGTTGCTGTAAACACATGGCTTACTCAATGGTTATTGCATTTGCTAATACACCACTTAACATAACATGGACAGTTTTATTTATTATAACCCTTAATTGTGAAGAATTATTATTGCACGTTTAAGATAAAATGTTTATGAGTAACATGGTTAGGCATTCTCATGGAATTGTAGTGTTTAACTAAACCAATGTGTAACACCATaaacatacataattacatatttgTATCATTTTCACAAAATATAATTACGTTGTATATGTGCATTTAGATCTCCTATCAATATCTTGAAGATGTATGCGGAGCTGTCTCTTCACAACCTGTTGTTGACATTTCTGTGCATCCTCACAGTTATTTATTGCTGGAAGTGGATTCAGTTTTGGGTCATCCCCAGATGGTCCAAATCCTGTTACCCACCGGGACCTTTTCCTTGGCCATTGATCGGCAATGCTATGCAGATAGGCAAGTCTCCTCACCTCACCTTTGTTGACTTATCCAAGAAGTATGGTGAAATATTTCAAATCAAGTTGGGCAGTATGAAGGTTGTGGTGCTGAATGGGGATAGAGTCATCCGATATGCTCTTCTACATAAAGGAGCAGACTTTGCAGGTCGCCCCAAATTTCCTTCCTTTAATGCTGTATCTGGAGGTCGCAGCTTGGCATTTGGCTTTTATAATGAGAGGTGGAGGGCACACCGTAAGGTGGCACAGTCTACAGTGAGAGCATTCTCTACTGCCAACCCTCAAACAAAGCGCAGTCTTGGACAACATGTTCTGAACGAAGCCAGTGAACTTATCAGACTATTCTCTAAACTTGGAGAAGATGGGAGATATTTCTGTCCTGGGAGACATTTAATAGTGGCTGTGGCCAATGTGATGAGTGCTATATGTTTTGGTAGAAGATACAGTCATGAAGACCTGGAGTTTCAAGCACTACTTAGCAATAATGACAAGTTCAGTAAGACAGTGGGGGCTGGAAGCTTGGTGGATGTCATGCCCTGGCTCCAGTACTTCCCAAACCCAGTGAGAACGGTCTTCAGAAACTTCCAGCAGGTAAATAAAGAATTCTACAGCTTTGTCCACTGCAAGTTCTTACAGCATCGCAGCACAGTTACCTCTGGGTCTACCAGAGACATGATGGATGCCTTCATACACATCTTATTAGAAAAGAGTGTTAGTAACGGTGGCGAAAAAAAGGTGGTGAAGAGCAACCATCAGGGATTCCAACTGCTGGAGACAGATCATGTCCCAGCCACCGTCACTGATATCTTTGGTGCTAGCCAGGATACTTTGTCCACAGCTCTTCAGTGGCTCATATTCTTCCTCATCAGGTACGTGATCTTCTAGTTAGTGCAAATAAGTATTTTTCCTATTGAGACTAATCTACAAGTAGGTCTCCCTCTTATTCTCCAGCAATACATAGTAGGGATACGtgttacacatttatacacataccttGTTGCTACCATAGAAACAGTGTAGCAATATatcactattaaaatatattttagattcatTCTAGCAACACAGCTGACCATTCAATGTTCTTAAACAAAAATCATATAATCtagtatatcatctatctatctatctatctatctatctatctatctatctatctatctatctatctatctatctatctatctgtctgtctgtctgtctgtctgtctgtctgtctatcatatacttatctatctatctatctatctatctatctatctatctatctatctatctatctatctattatctatctatcatctatctactgtatctatcatctatctatctatctatctatctatctatctatctatctctatcttctatctatccatctatctatacctataaattaaagggacactgaacccaaaatttttcttttgtgattcagatagagcatgaatttttaagcaactttctaatttactcctattattaaattttctttattctcttggtatctttatttgaaatgcaagaatctaagtttcgatgccggcccattttggtgaacaacctgggttttccttgctgattggtggaaaaaaatccatccaccaatcaaaaagtgctgtccagagttcttaacccaaaaaaagcttagatggcttttatttcaaataaagatagcaagagaacaaagaaaaattgataataggaataacttagaaagttgcttaaaattgcatgctctatctgaatcacaaaataaaaaaattgggttcagtgtccctttaagaagtgattTAGTGAAGTACCGTCCCTTATTCTAATGATGAATAAAACATTACTTGTTGTatcctattaaaataaaatgtgtatatacaaaatTTTCAATGGAAATTATTGTCATATCTAAAAGTCACATGTCAGAAATAAGGATTTCGCTGATATGATATACCAGCATTTCAAAATCTAACCTGCAACATTTGCAGGTGGAATTACTTTGACACCTGAcatcaaagggatagtctagtcaaaattaaactttaatgattcagatagagcatgcaattgtaagcaactttctaatttactcctatgatcaatttttcttcgttctcttggtatctttatttgaaaaagcaagaatataagcttaggagccagacaaattatgttcagcacctggttagtgcttgctgattagtggctacatttagacaccaatcttggtaaatataccaagagaacaatgaaaaattgataataggagtaaattagaaagttgcttaaaattgcatgctctgtctgaatcatggacgtttaattttgactagactgtcccttgtaATGGATTTAAAAGGAGGGCCAATTACCTTTGAGTGTAAAGGtgacttgtttttattttattttttaaacatcacTGCCACAGAGTTTGCCTGCAAAACAATTAGGACTATATACATTAAAGCTGTGAACTTGTACTAacttcaagaaaataaaaaaaaataaaaaaagagtaaacCAGAGCTTCTTAAACTATTTATATATTGGAAATTGTTTTGTGACCCCCATTATTATAATGTAGTCCAAAACAAACCCCTTGTTAGATGGGTatacaatttttagtttttttagacaccaataatatacagtatatgacacaAGTGAGGGGATTACAAAGGAACATAAGTACAATTATCGCTAACAGACTCTTTGTCAAACTCCATGTACCTCCTATATAGGCTTCTTGAACTCTGCATACGTTTCCTATCATTTTGTTGAGCACTGTGCGCAAAAAATACTTGGCCATTGTAAtgtttggccaagtgactaaaatatgtAACCACATTTAAAGAGATACAAAATTAGCTGTGTGCCTACCTCACATTaagaaaaatatggaaaaaaaagttattcactgatacataaacacacatacagacactcatatatataaatacatacaaaacacactcacacacataaactcactcaTGCACACAACACTCATGcacaacacaaacacactcatttatagatacacacatacacccatactcataacacacactcacatacattcacagacacacacacatacacactcacaacacacactcacacacagcccAGGTGTCCCATGAATAATGTCTGCATTCATTTATTTTATGAAAAAGCTTGTGTAAAGAGTTGAAGACACACAAAACTTACATTTAAAGAAGAAGGGGAAGTCAAAAGTGTCCTCCCATTCCTTTCTACCTAATTGCGTTACTGCTGTTGCTTGGTCAGGAATTGCAACTTAGCCTACCATTCTATCAATACATTGTGTTTGATGGGTCCGAGATTGCAATGACTTCCCCCCATAGTAACTTTACTTATTAGCATATTAAGCTACTAGCCTGGCCGCTCACCTTACTAAACCTGTCTACCTGCATGCAagcaatgcttatgcacaattgcacaGTAAGTTGTAAGGAAGTTAAGGAAAAGATGcatttgtcccaccttgaatgccTCCCCAACCAGTTTTGTGTCTTTGTGAAAGATGAGGTTATGCTTCTGGGAGTCTGCATCTTCCCCAACGGTGATAGAGGACAGTAGTCTGGGTCGGACAGTGACTGACTCAATCACTAaaatgctgccccttgtcaagtactCCCTGAGTCCGTTAgatccacttggtcccatggttgagccagctCTGGTTATCAAACCTTGTGAGTACCCCCCAAAAACCTTAAGGGCCACCCATCCCCCAATTTAAGAAGCACagacatagactttaatggaaatcTATATTGTAACCACCAGGTCATAAATTTTACAACTAGAATGAAAACTAGCCCAAGAGCAAGTTATTTTAGCTTATTTGGCTTTCTGCAGATCTTCACAGAAGCAAAATATACATGACCAATGAAAACTAAACCTAGTAACTGACTTCCTGTAGtgcttttttttgcctttttactATAATGTTTATTGGTGTTATGTGCAATTTACAATTTCTTATTATTTAAacgattactttctgttataatttttaagctaaacaactaacatattaaagttaataaacattaattaaaacctactgacctatattttctccaaaacgaagtttcataatgttctaaaagttatatattttattcgccgatgatgtcacgttatcctgcccactattttcagcactgagtgttcaaaatacttaaaccaataactttgtgtttaaagcgccattttgaaacctaggtattgtaaatggattggtacagagcaaaggatgggtttggaaaacaattacatttgcagacaagatttctgatatacggtagaaatATGttcatgaaatgctattgataaaaagagtatttggggtagttagttagtaacaggcatagaaaatatttacttacagtggccctttaagacattATAATCAATCTTTAAATGTCCAAATAATTAATTGCAACCAGAAAAGAACTTTCTTATGATATTTTTTTTAGTTGTATACTAGATTAATAATTTAGAATATGTGATTTGATATTAAACCACGAACAACTgtttatattaacacatacattggacacccatgaacatttaatttttaaaaacaaataagcaGTGCAAATTAGTAAATATATCAAAAAGATTAAATAGGTACATGTTGAACTGGATAAATCCAAAATCATTAGAATTCATACTTGAAAAATTATTCTGATAGCTAGGTAGGAAAACTTTGTTGGTCTCAAAGCAAAATAATCAACATGTTTTCATCATGGAAAATTAAATATATGCATCTCCATCACATACTTAAATGCTGGGAATATGCATTTGAGAGATACTGTTCTCAAGGCAAAAACTGCCTTTAGCCTACCTGTCAATAATTTTTACAGACTCTAGCAAGCCCAGAATTCTTCCCAATCAGGTCCTATAAGTATAAAAATAATCCTAGCAcccaaataaatgtttttaatggaaaaaaatttgtaatgaacatatatttttaaatatgaaatacgATAGGGGAAGATATGTAGCGCATAAAGTTTCAGTGTGTATTTCCAGTTATCAAAAttggaaacccacaattttcaaagttatattattggaaaaataaacaaaataaagaattaaagtatatagatttttttttaatctatacatAATTCACTatctttatattacaatctcaaagtgtttcatgttcctttgacCATAAGTTACTGATTAGAATAGGTTAGAgggaaataaacaaaaaagaataatTATCCGAGCTTGCATACATTGtgccagattacgtgtggagcgcaaAGTAACGCTTCTGCTcgaagtgcaaaaagccgaagttagaatattgtgtgccgttcacgtattcccccatagaagttgataaagaaaaaaagtggaaaataaccCTAAaatcccactctcacgcaaacaagatcacatattctcatgtgtgctaacccgacatgaaaatatgaatatttcacattcccatgttcttcacatagcattatatgttattattattattatcaggtatttgtagagcgccaacagattccgcagcgctgtaaacatagtcggtgtacaggatagcttttgtaggggtcaagtgggtagagggccctgccgagagtatcactgttgtagtcggctcttatgaagcaatct
This genomic stretch from Bombina bombina isolate aBomBom1 chromosome 4, aBomBom1.pri, whole genome shotgun sequence harbors:
- the LOC128657526 gene encoding cytochrome P450 1B1, yielding MYAELSLHNLLLTFLCILTVIYCWKWIQFWVIPRWSKSCYPPGPFPWPLIGNAMQIGKSPHLTFVDLSKKYGEIFQIKLGSMKVVVLNGDRVIRYALLHKGADFAGRPKFPSFNAVSGGRSLAFGFYNERWRAHRKVAQSTVRAFSTANPQTKRSLGQHVLNEASELIRLFSKLGEDGRYFCPGRHLIVAVANVMSAICFGRRYSHEDLEFQALLSNNDKFSKTVGAGSLVDVMPWLQYFPNPVRTVFRNFQQVNKEFYSFVHCKFLQHRSTVTSGSTRDMMDAFIHILLEKSVSNGGEKKVVKSNHQGFQLLETDHVPATVTDIFGASQDTLSTALQWLIFFLIRFPKIQIKMQEEVDTVIGRDRLPCVDDQPNLPYIMAFLYELMRFSSFVPVTIPHATTKDTDLMGYKIPKDTVVFVNQWSVNHDPEKWSKPEEFNPSRFLDVNGFLNKDLASNVMIFSVGKRRCIGEELSKVQLFLFASILVHQCTFTADPSAILNLNCDYGLSIKPKPFMISMTLRDGNMDLLDNTVLSMRNEE